The following proteins come from a genomic window of Miscanthus floridulus cultivar M001 chromosome 2, ASM1932011v1, whole genome shotgun sequence:
- the LOC136513495 gene encoding zinc finger BED domain-containing protein RICESLEEPER 2-like has protein sequence MDVVPLEKVLEDEDDDNSFDHRDDMSESLPTVDGGSGSQRGDEVDDGTSKAKKAKTGGKKAGVTLSPKCKIARGKKANCWKHFKVVNVPSKKERGVMETKAKCKFCYRSYVYHPGGTTTTLNWHLGNCTQYQNKLAKAKAQDSDWVLFGKIRPILGTMAEATIAFSGSLYPTVNCFYPYIVKVKRALIGAQQSGDTYLMSMAAAMLEKFDKYWEEKNNVMVIATILDPRFKMRYIKWCFVQIFDPVRCEIEINDINQELERLYNKYEILNRQKMGDNGTNRQSTLASLDTTSSMASIASDFQSFLQSSVTESSKSELLIYLDEPNEPIDNKHFNLLRYWNVNCHRFPVVSSLAKRFLVVPVSSVSSECTFSNAGRVLDDYRSSLKPATVHALVCASSWIRGTYDDNNHPLVVGDDEDDVESIEFPKCMVSSN, from the exons ATGGACGTGGTG CCATTGGAGAAAGTTttagaagatgaggacgatgataaCAGCTTCGACCATAGGGATGATATGTCTGAAAGCCTACCTACAGTTGATGGTGGAAGTGGAAGCCAGAGGGGTGATGAGGTTGATGATGGCACATCAAAGGCTAAGAAGGCAAAGACAGGAGGGAAAAAAGCTGGTGTTACATTGTCTCCCAAGTGCAAGATAGCAAGAGGCAAAAAGGCTAATTGCTGGAAACATTTTAAGGTTGTCAATGTCCCATCCAAGAAGGAGAGGGGTGTCATGGAGACAAAGGCAAAGTGTAAGTTCTGCTATAGGAGTTATGTGTACCATCCAGGTGGTACTACAACAACTCTGAACTGGCACCTGGGTAATTGCACACAATATCAGAACAAGTTGGCAAAGGCTAAAGCTCAAG ATTCAGATTGGGTATTGTTTGGAAAAATTAGGCCAATATTAGGAACAATGGCAGAGGCCACTATTGCATTTTCTGGGTCACTCTATCCAACTGTCAATTGTTTCTATCCTTACATAGTGAAAGTTAAGAGAGCATTGATAGGAGCACAGCAATCTGGAGATACATATTTGATGAGTATGGCTGCTGCTATGTTGGAAAAATTTGATAAATAttgggaggagaagaacaatgttaTGGTTATTGCTACAATTCTTGACCCTAGGTTCAAGATGAGGTACATTAAATGGTGTTTTGTACAGATTTTTGACCCAGTTAGGTGCGAAATTGAGATTAATGACATCAACCAAGAGTTGGAAAGGCTCTATAACAAGTATGAGATATTAAATCGGCAAAAGATGGGTGACAATGGCACGAACAGGCAATCAACCTTAGCTTCACTTGATACAACCAGCTCAATGGCTTCTATTGCAAGTGATTTCCAGTCATTTTTGCAATCTAGTGTTACAGAAAGTTCAAAATCTGAGCTGCTAATTTATCTAGATGAACCAAATGAGCCCATAGATAACAAGCATTTCAACTTACTCAGATATTGGAATGTGAACTGTCATAGATTTCCAGTTGTGTCTAGCTTGGCAAAGAGGTTCTTGGTTGTTCCAGTGAGCAGTGTATCATCAGAGTGCACCTTCAGTAATGCAGGTCGAGTTCTTGATGACTACAGAAGCTCTTTAAAGCCAGCCACAGTTCATGCATTAGTGTGTGCATCTAGCTGGATAAGGGGCACTTATGATGACAACAATCATCCTCTCGTG GTtggagatgatgaagatgatgtcgaGTCTATTGAATTCCCAAAATGCATGGTGTCCAGCAATTAG